A single Oryza brachyantha chromosome 8, ObraRS2, whole genome shotgun sequence DNA region contains:
- the LOC102703799 gene encoding probable glucan 1,3-beta-glucosidase A isoform X2 — MGLSRSGVLVLGLVCVFQLSYSSSDTGFTKVRGVNLGGWLVVEGWIKPSLFDGIPNGDMLDGTQVQLKSVGLQKYLSASGGGGGNLTVDQDAASTWETFRLWRVSYREYQFRCIKGQFLTASNGDVISATVDSPGDTETFYIERNNSMLHIKLLNGGYLQVTNNNQLTSNYPSQPGWDDGMATFEMTIVANNLHGDYQLANGLGPDQAMVVLTEHRKNFITGKDFYFLSQSGINTVRIPVGWWIAYDPNPPAPFVSGSLDALDRAFYWAQIYGLKCIIDLHAAPGSQNGMEHSASRDGSVDWPSAANIEKTLDVINFLAQRYANNPRLLGIELLNEPSAGAVPLDTLAPYYKTGYQIVRSYSDNAYVIFCQRIGNADPMELYQADLGPINTVVDLHYYNLFDPFFEKLNATENIQFVYKNRMPQVQTLNKVNGPLVFIGEWVNEWNLTGASQTEYQLFGKAQLEVYGEASFGWSYWTVRCNSVHWDYEWNKRNGYLIGGSRLERPKYMLLVAGCLIYLLSILT, encoded by the exons ATGGGGCTCTCTCGCAGTGGCGTGCTGGTCCTTGGGCTTGTGTGTGTGTTCCAACTGTCATATTCTTCTTCAG ATACTGGCTTCACCAAGGTTAGGGGGGTGAACCTGGGGGGCTGGCTGGTGGTGGAGGGGTGGATCAAGCCTTCCTTGTTTGATGGCATCCCGAACGGGGACATGCTT GATGGCACACAGGTGCAGCTTAAGTCCGTGGGGCTCCAGAAGTACTTGAGTGCtagcggaggtggtggcgggaACTTGACAGTGGATCAGGATGCTGCTTCAACGTGGGAGACCTTCAGG CTTTGGAGAGTTTCTTATCGTGAATATCAATTTCGGTGCATCAAAGGTCAGTTCTTAACAGCAAGTAATGGAGATGTGATCTCAGCAACTGTAGATTCACCAGGAGACACTGAGACATTTTACATCGAAAGGAACAATTCAATGCTTCATATCAAGCTTTTAAACGGGGGCTATTTGCAG GTCACAAACAATAATCAGCTCACTTCAAATTATCCTTCCCAACCAGGATGGGATGATGGCATGGCAACATTTGAAATGACGATAGTTGCCAACAACTTACACGGAGATTACCAACTTGCTAATGGGCTTGGGCCTGATCAGGCAATGGTTGTCTTAACT GAACACCGAAAAAACTTTATCACAGGAAAAGATTTCTATTTTCTCTCACAAAGTGGTATAAATACAGTTAGGATTCCAGTTGGATGGTGGATTGCATATGATCCTAATCCACCTGCTCCATTTGTCAGTGGTTCCCTGGATGCCCTGGATAGAGCATTCTACTGGGCACA GATTTATGGCTTGAAGTGCATCATTGATCTTCATGCGGCCCCTGGCTCTCAAAATGGAATGGAGCACAGTGCAAGTAGGGATGGTTCAGTAGATTGGCCTTCAGCAGCTAACATTGAGAAAACACTGGATGTCATTAATTTTCTAGCTCAAAG ATATGCAAACAACCCTCGTCTTCTAGGTATTGAGCTATTGAACGAGCCTTCTGCAGGTGCAGTACCGCTAGACACTCTAGCGCCATATTACAAAACAGGATACCAGATTGTACGAAGTTACTCGGACAATGCTTATGTTATATTCTGCCAGAGGATTGGGAATGCAGACCCAATGGAACTTTATCAGGCTGACCTGGGTCCAATTAACACTGTTGTTGACTTGCATTACTACAACCTATTTGATCcgttttttgaaaaactcaATGCAACAGAGAACATACAGTTCGTATACAAGAACAGAATGCCTCAAGTGCAAACCCTGAATAAAGTAAATGGACCTCTTGTTTTTATTG GGGAATGGGTAAATGAATGGAATTTGACAGGCGCTTCACAAACAGAATACCAGTTGTTCGGAAAAGCTCAATTAGAGGTCTATGGGGAAGCCTCGTTTGGATGGTCTTATTGGACAGTCAGGTGCAACAGTGTGCACTGGGATTATGAATGGAATAAAAGGAACGGGTACCTCATTG GTGGTTCCCGGTTGGAAAGACCAAAGTACATGCTTCTCGTTGCAGGATGCCTTATTTATCTTTTGTCTATACTGACATGA
- the LOC102703799 gene encoding probable glucan 1,3-beta-glucosidase A isoform X1, with protein MGETEKAAGKESEQLEVEAVRVVFGACVAIVLWDELCDKQDTGFTKVRGVNLGGWLVVEGWIKPSLFDGIPNGDMLDGTQVQLKSVGLQKYLSASGGGGGNLTVDQDAASTWETFRLWRVSYREYQFRCIKGQFLTASNGDVISATVDSPGDTETFYIERNNSMLHIKLLNGGYLQVTNNNQLTSNYPSQPGWDDGMATFEMTIVANNLHGDYQLANGLGPDQAMVVLTEHRKNFITGKDFYFLSQSGINTVRIPVGWWIAYDPNPPAPFVSGSLDALDRAFYWAQIYGLKCIIDLHAAPGSQNGMEHSASRDGSVDWPSAANIEKTLDVINFLAQRYANNPRLLGIELLNEPSAGAVPLDTLAPYYKTGYQIVRSYSDNAYVIFCQRIGNADPMELYQADLGPINTVVDLHYYNLFDPFFEKLNATENIQFVYKNRMPQVQTLNKVNGPLVFIGEWVNEWNLTGASQTEYQLFGKAQLEVYGEASFGWSYWTVRCNSVHWDYEWNKRNGYLIGGSRLERPKYMLLVAGCLIYLLSILT; from the exons ATGGGGGAGACAGAAAAGGCGGCGGGAAAGGAAAGCGAGCAGCTGGAAGTGGAAGCAGTGCGTGTGGTGTTCGGCGCTTGCGTCGCCATCGTTCTTTGGGATGAACTTTGCGATAAGCAAG ATACTGGCTTCACCAAGGTTAGGGGGGTGAACCTGGGGGGCTGGCTGGTGGTGGAGGGGTGGATCAAGCCTTCCTTGTTTGATGGCATCCCGAACGGGGACATGCTT GATGGCACACAGGTGCAGCTTAAGTCCGTGGGGCTCCAGAAGTACTTGAGTGCtagcggaggtggtggcgggaACTTGACAGTGGATCAGGATGCTGCTTCAACGTGGGAGACCTTCAGG CTTTGGAGAGTTTCTTATCGTGAATATCAATTTCGGTGCATCAAAGGTCAGTTCTTAACAGCAAGTAATGGAGATGTGATCTCAGCAACTGTAGATTCACCAGGAGACACTGAGACATTTTACATCGAAAGGAACAATTCAATGCTTCATATCAAGCTTTTAAACGGGGGCTATTTGCAG GTCACAAACAATAATCAGCTCACTTCAAATTATCCTTCCCAACCAGGATGGGATGATGGCATGGCAACATTTGAAATGACGATAGTTGCCAACAACTTACACGGAGATTACCAACTTGCTAATGGGCTTGGGCCTGATCAGGCAATGGTTGTCTTAACT GAACACCGAAAAAACTTTATCACAGGAAAAGATTTCTATTTTCTCTCACAAAGTGGTATAAATACAGTTAGGATTCCAGTTGGATGGTGGATTGCATATGATCCTAATCCACCTGCTCCATTTGTCAGTGGTTCCCTGGATGCCCTGGATAGAGCATTCTACTGGGCACA GATTTATGGCTTGAAGTGCATCATTGATCTTCATGCGGCCCCTGGCTCTCAAAATGGAATGGAGCACAGTGCAAGTAGGGATGGTTCAGTAGATTGGCCTTCAGCAGCTAACATTGAGAAAACACTGGATGTCATTAATTTTCTAGCTCAAAG ATATGCAAACAACCCTCGTCTTCTAGGTATTGAGCTATTGAACGAGCCTTCTGCAGGTGCAGTACCGCTAGACACTCTAGCGCCATATTACAAAACAGGATACCAGATTGTACGAAGTTACTCGGACAATGCTTATGTTATATTCTGCCAGAGGATTGGGAATGCAGACCCAATGGAACTTTATCAGGCTGACCTGGGTCCAATTAACACTGTTGTTGACTTGCATTACTACAACCTATTTGATCcgttttttgaaaaactcaATGCAACAGAGAACATACAGTTCGTATACAAGAACAGAATGCCTCAAGTGCAAACCCTGAATAAAGTAAATGGACCTCTTGTTTTTATTG GGGAATGGGTAAATGAATGGAATTTGACAGGCGCTTCACAAACAGAATACCAGTTGTTCGGAAAAGCTCAATTAGAGGTCTATGGGGAAGCCTCGTTTGGATGGTCTTATTGGACAGTCAGGTGCAACAGTGTGCACTGGGATTATGAATGGAATAAAAGGAACGGGTACCTCATTG GTGGTTCCCGGTTGGAAAGACCAAAGTACATGCTTCTCGTTGCAGGATGCCTTATTTATCTTTTGTCTATACTGACATGA
- the LOC121055174 gene encoding E3 ubiquitin-protein ligase ATL6-like, with product MGLRRGTNGCVCRLVVAAVIVALVGSGAAQTQGSTTSGPGPNYFNPKSFNPSMAVVIVVLVTAFFFLGFFSIYIRRCAGGPLGGPGEYGGGGGRVGGGFTFASAAARSRGVRGLDPAVLAAFPTMAYADVKAHKAGKGALECAVCLSEFDDDETLRLLPRCSHAFHTDCIDAWLASHVTCPVCRANLAYDAEALLPPPAGGVAVWTTGQDVAAAPPQQPATAAPEQVTVVVVADAEETEEERVRREEAAELMRIGSVKRALRSKSGRRPPQFPRSHTTGHSLAAAVPAATTADEAAERYTLRLPDHVLREVVAAGRLRRTTSLGGGDGSTRHSGFGGARAGRSVRLGQSGRWANMSSVMRTFSARLPAWGSVRRGEADAPAKGSAKVAGDGTTAVEQQCDGDGDGACPRPLGDHV from the coding sequence ATGGGGTTGCGGCGAGGCACCAATGGCTGCGTctgccgcctcgtcgtcgctgctgtCATTGTCGCGCTCGTCGGCAGCGGGGCGGCGCAGACGCAGGGATCGACGACGTCGGGGCCTGGGCCGAATTACTTCAACCCCAAGAGCTTCAACCCGTCGATGGCGGTCGTGATCGTGGTGCTGGTTActgctttcttcttcctcgggtTCTTCTCGATTTACATCCGGAGGTGCGCCGGGGGGCCGTTGGGTGGGCCGGGGGAgtatggcggcggcggcggccgggtggGAGGTGGGTTTACGTTTGcgtctgcggcggcgcggtcgaGGGGGGTGAGGGGGCTGGACCCGGCGGTGCTGGCGGCGTTCCCGACCATGGCGTACGCCGACGTGAAGGCGCACAAGGCCGGCAAGGGCGCGCTCGAGTGCGCTGTGTGCCTCAGCGagttcgacgacgacgagacgcTCCGGCTGCTGCCCAGGTGCTCCCACGCGTTCCACACGGACTGCATCGACGCGTGGTTGGCGTCGCACGTCACGTGTCCCGTCTGCCGCGCCAACCTCGCCTACGACGCCGAGgccctgctgccgccgcctgccggaGGCGTTGCTGTGTGGACCACCGGGCAAGAtgtcgcggcggcgccgccgcagcagccggcgacggccgcgccAGAGCAAGTGacggtggtcgtcgtcgctgatGCAGaggagacggaggaggagagggtcaggagggaggaggcggccgagcTGATGCGCATCGGCAGCGTGAAGCGCGCGCTGCGGAGCAAGTCcggccgtcgcccgccgcaGTTCCCGCGCTCGCACACCACCGGGCACTCGCTCGCCGCAGCCGTgcccgccgccaccacggCCGACGAGGCCGCGGAGCGGTACACGCTGCGGCTCCCCGATCACGTGCTCCGGGAGGTCGTCGCCGCAGGGAGGCTACGCCGCACGACcagcctcggcggcggcgacgggagcacGCGCCACAGCGGCTtcggcggcgcccgcgccgggAGGAGCGTCCGGCTCGGGCAGTCCGGGCGGTGGGCCAACATGTCGTCGGTGATGCGCACGTTCTCGGCCAGGCTGCCGGCGTGGGGCTCCGTTCGGCGTGGCGAGGCCGACGCGCCGGCGAAGGGCAGCGCCaaggtcgccggcgacggcacgacaGCCGTGGAGCAGcagtgcgacggcgacggtgacggcgcgtgCCCACGTCCACTTGGTGACCACGTCTGA
- the LOC102703238 gene encoding RNA-binding protein CP33, chloroplastic: MALPLVRLPSLPARQPPLLPKLSVPPHGGPVSLAATCCSFRSRAAFPACSASASVAAGQQPAAEAVEEPEGPRTRLIAQNIPWDCTADDMRALFGKHGSVVDVELSMYNSSRNRGLAFVTMGSEEEALSALNNLNSTTLNDRTIKVDFARSRKKRPVVPSAPMPKHSVFVGNLTWRVRSRHLRELFASNPGLQSVEVIFHTTSPRRSAGYGFVSFSSKEAAEAAISTFNGTKLMGRSINVMFKDDNAKKNKSAEPKEEDLKSELSEQSDS, encoded by the exons ATGGCTCTTCCCCTCGTCCGCCTCCCCTCGCTTCCCGcgcgccagccgccgctcctccccaAGCTCTCAGTCCCACCTCACGGCGGCCCCGtctcgctcgccgccacctGCTGTTCATTCCGTAGCCGCGCCGCTTTCCCCGCCTGTTCCGCGAGCGCCTCGGTGGCCGCGGggcagcagccggcggcggaggcggtggaggagccCGAGGGGCCGAGGACGCGGCTCATCGCGCAGAACATCCCCTGGGACTGCACGGCGGACGACATGCGCGCGCTCTTCGGGAAGCACGGCTCCGTCGTCGATGTCGAG CTCTCGATGTACAATTCAAGCAGAAACAGAGGATTGGCGTTTGTAACCATGGGTTCAGAAGAGGAGGCTCTTTCAGCACTCAACAATCTAAATTCTACT ACTCTAAATGATAGAACAATTAAGGTAGATTTTGCTAGATCGAGAAAGAAGCGGCCTGTTGTGCCATCAGCTCCCATGCCAAAGCACAGTGTGTTTGTGGGTAATCTGACTTGGAGAGTGAGATCTCGGCATCTTCGTGAATTATTTGCGTCAAACCCAGGTTTGCAATCAGTTGAAGTTATCTTCCATACCACAAGTCCGAGGCGATCTGCTGGTTATGgatttgtttccttttcttcaaAAGAGGCAGCAGAGGCTGCTATATCGACCTTCAATGGCACA AAATTGATGGGAAGATCCATTAACGTGATGTTTAAAGATGACAATGCCAAAAAGAATAAATCTGCTGAACCAAAGGAAGAGGATCTAAAGTCAGAATTATCTGAGCAGAGTGATAGCTAA
- the LOC102703514 gene encoding transcription factor bHLH94 has translation MALEAVVFSEGYYFGCGGAMAAEAAAGGAWSWSHGYGGGVEQGKGVMELMVDDGANAYWDAAAGGASSSTVMAVPGFEEPDGGSSVIADAALPPPPEHGGAAAGQVGASAAAPAAGRRKRRRARTVKNKEEVESQRMTHIAVERNRRKQMNEYLAVLRSLMPASYVQRGDQASIIGGAINYVKEMEQLLQSLEAQRHARCARTYDVAADAAAAGVDADAASAAAALPFAGFFTFPQYCMSVTSTTARAAAAAAAAAENGNADDDDGDASGSKPSTVADIEVTMVESHANLKVLSRRRPRQLLRMVAGLQGHRLAVLHLNVASAGHMALYSLSLKVEDDCQLSSVDDIAAAVHEIVETVEQEQQQQLSCS, from the exons ATGGCGCTGGAGGCCGTGGTGTTCTCGGAAGGATACTACTtcggatgcggcggcgccatggcggcggaggcggctgcAGGAGGGGCTTGGAGCTGGAGCCACGGGTATGGTGGTGGCGTGGAACAGGGGAAAGGGGTGATGGAGCTAATGGTGGACGACGGGGCGAACGCCTACTGggacgccgcggccggcggcgcgagctcTTCCACGGTGATGGCCGTCCCGGGGTTTGAGGAGCCGGACGGCGGTTCGTCCGTCATCGCTGACGCAGcgctgccaccgccaccagagcacggcggtgctgCTGCCGGACAGGTcggcgcctcggcggcggcgccggctgcaGGCAGGAGGAAGCGGCGCAGGGCGAGGACCGTCAAGAacaaggaggaggtggagagcCAGCGCATGACCCACATCGCCGTCGAGCGCAACCGCCGGAAGCAGATGAACGAGTACCTCGCCGTGCTCCGCTCCCTCATGCCGGCGTCCTACGTGCAAAGG GGCGACCAGGCGTCCATAATTGGCGGAGCAATCAACTATGTCAAGGAGATGGAGCAGCTGCTCCAATCCCTGGAGGCGCAGAGACACGCCCGCTGTGCACGCACatacgacgtcgccgccgacgctgcAGCAGCcggcgtcgacgccgacgccgcctcggccgcagCCGCGTTGCCTTTCGCGGGCTTCTTCACCTTCCCGCAGTACTGCATGAGCGTCACGAGCACCACCgccagagcagcagcagcagcagcagcagcagcagaaaacGGCAAtgccgatgacgacgacggcgacgcgtcgGGGTCGAAGCCGTCGACCGTGGCGGACATCGAGGTGACGATGGTGGAGAGCCACGCCAACCTGAAGGTGCtgtcccggcggcggccgaggcagCTGCTGAGGATGGTGGCCGGGCTGCAgggccaccgcctcgccgtgctGCACCTCAACGTCGCCAGCGCCGGCCACATGGCTCTCTACTCTCTTAGCCTCAAG GTGGAGGACGACTGCCAGCTCTCGTCGGTGGATGACATCGCGGCGGCGGTCCACGAGATCGTCGAGACGGTCGagcaagagcagcagcagcagctgagcTGTAGCTAG
- the LOC102716059 gene encoding uncharacterized protein LOC102716059 yields MATLTMQPIGPLPSTQEGSREEKPAEDGADLGDIDSGWVVLGKSDIVSADLAARSLRSSPKAIPSWARWVIGGVLHTVVPFYERVRYIEDETARNLETAVEVVEHVAEVTEKLASNVAGKFPENGCLHKAVEKIEYIAEVVDEDAEKVEVIVDNIDKFSDKVDAEVEPVIKELQKEFKIQHPMVE; encoded by the exons atggcgaCTCTCACCATGCAGCCGATCGGCCCCCTACCGTCTACGCAGGAAGGCTCAAG GGAGGAGAAGCCTGCGGAAGATGGTGCCGATTTGGGTGACATCGACTCGGG GTGGGTTGTCCTTGGGAAATCGGATATCGTCTCGGCGGATTTGGCAGCTCGCAGCCTGCGATCATCTCCAAAGGCGATTCCCTCATG GGCGCGCTGGGTGATTGGAGGTGTGCTGCACACAGTGGTGCCATTCTACGAGAGAGTCCGGTATATTGAAG ATGAGACAGCTCGAAATCTGGAGACTGCTGTAGAGGTTGTGGAGCATGTAGCTGAGGTCACAGAGAAACTAGCTTCTAACGTGGCTGGCAAATTTCCTGAGAATGGGTGTCTGCATAAAGCAGTGGAGAAGATTGAGTACATAGCTGAGGTAGTGGATGAAGATGCAGAGAAGGTTGAGGTCATTGTTGACAAT ATTGACAAGTTCAGCGACAAGGTTGATGCTGAAGTAGAACCTGTCATCAAGGAGCTTCAGAAGGAATTCAAGATTCAGCATCCAATGGTGGAGTaa